From the Phycisphaeraceae bacterium genome, the window TGCGGGCGTCCGGGGCAGCCGGGAGGCCGGGCGCGCTCAGTATAGCACAGCGATTGAGACTCAGTCGCAGCATAACCTAGTCTGCGCGGCCTCTGTGCGGTCGAGCGCGCTGTCCGAGGCAGTTTTTGCGTGGGACTAAACCACTCGGACCCGGGACTGAGGCACCGGGACCCGGGCCCGCATCAGCCCCTGGCCGAGATCGTCAACTCCACCGCGCTCGCGCCGTACACCGCCTCGATGATGCGCGGCGCTTCGACGCGGATGCGCCGGCTCTCCGGGTCGATGCCGCGCTCGCGCATCACGCGCTTGAGATTGCCGGGCAAGCCGAACTCGACCGACTCTTCGGTCACATCGCCCAGGTGAATCGTCGCGCCGTAGCGCTGGACGATCCAGCGGCAGATCTCGGCCACCAGATCCTCGGGCGCGCTTGCGCCCGCCGTCAGCAGCACCGTCTGGATGTGGTCGTCGAACCACGCTTCATCAAGTTGACTCGCGTCATCAAGCAGCCGCGCCCGCGTGCCGACGTTGCGCGCGATCTCCGTCAGCCGCACCGAGTTGGACGAGTTGGACGAACCGACCACCAGCACCAGGTCGGCATGCGGCGCCAGCACCCGCACCGCCTGCTGGCGGTTGGTCGTCGCATAACAGATGTCCTCGCTCGGCGGGGCCTTGATCGCGGGGAACGCGCGCTTGAGCGCGTCGATGATCACGCCCGCATCATCGGTCGAGAGCGTCGTCTGCGTCAGGTACACCAGTTTCTCGGGGTCGTCAATCTTCAGAGTTGCGATGCACGCGGGCGATTCGACGACCTGGATCGCCCCCGGCGCTTCGCCGCTGGTGCCCACGACCTCCTGATGGTCGCGGTGGCCGACGAGCAGGATCTGGTAGCCCTGCCGCGCGTAGCGGATGGCTTCCGAATGCACCTTGGTCACCAGCGGGCACGTCGCGTCGATCGCCGTCAGGTTCCGCGCCGCAGCCGCCGCGCGCACCAACGGGCTCACGCCGTGGGCACTAAAGACCACCACGCTGCCCTCGGGCACCTCGTCAATCGACTCGACGAACACCACGCCGCGCTCGACGAAGCGCCCGACGACATGGCGATTGTGCACGATCTCGTGATAGACATACACGCGCTGGCCTGCGAAGACATCAAGGACCTGATCGACCACGTCGATCGCCATGCGCACGCCCGCGCAGAACCC encodes:
- the ispH gene encoding 4-hydroxy-3-methylbut-2-enyl diphosphate reductase — encoded protein: MRLILANPRGFCAGVRMAIDVVDQVLDVFAGQRVYVYHEIVHNRHVVGRFVERGVVFVESIDEVPEGSVVVFSAHGVSPLVRAAAAARNLTAIDATCPLVTKVHSEAIRYARQGYQILLVGHRDHQEVVGTSGEAPGAIQVVESPACIATLKIDDPEKLVYLTQTTLSTDDAGVIIDALKRAFPAIKAPPSEDICYATTNRQQAVRVLAPHADLVLVVGSSNSSNSVRLTEIARNVGTRARLLDDASQLDEAWFDDHIQTVLLTAGASAPEDLVAEICRWIVQRYGATIHLGDVTEESVEFGLPGNLKRVMRERGIDPESRRIRVEAPRIIEAVYGASAVELTISARG